Proteins from a single region of Psychrobium sp. MM17-31:
- a CDS encoding 3-oxoacyl-ACP reductase — protein sequence MKDGYLNFSHSKVGKTLFSILGLTVPPKLARYSEGDELVKTSILVNDRTNLVAIQQCFPESNISVVDEASSAKVGGLVFDATTITTPQQLVGCYEFFNQQLGRLITNGRIVIIGSAIDSTMSVEMAASQRALVGIVKSIAKELGRKGCSANVLYAKQVSEQTIAAPLRFLMSDKSTYVSGQVIAAGEVTSEFELSQWHKPLAGKTALVTGASRGIGAAIASTLAADGAQVIGLDIPQAKAALEQHMSELGGQSILLDVTASDAPQQLASALDKPLDIVVHNAGITRDKTLKRMSTAQWQSVVDINLGAVANINQHFFQHEVFAPQAKIVCVASISGIAGNVGQVNYAASKAGIIGLVEATAQQLQVNDADITINAVAPGFIETEMTAKIPLMTRHFGRRLCSLSQGGLPQDVANTIAFLASPNAQAINGNTIRVCGQNLMGA from the coding sequence GTGAAAGACGGATATTTGAATTTCTCTCACAGTAAAGTTGGTAAAACGTTATTTTCGATATTGGGGTTGACTGTTCCACCAAAACTCGCGAGATATAGTGAGGGTGATGAATTAGTTAAGACGTCAATTCTCGTCAATGACAGAACTAATCTTGTAGCAATTCAGCAGTGTTTTCCTGAAAGCAATATTTCTGTGGTTGATGAGGCTAGTTCAGCCAAAGTCGGTGGGCTTGTCTTTGATGCTACAACAATTACAACGCCGCAGCAGCTAGTTGGTTGTTATGAGTTTTTCAATCAGCAGCTTGGTAGATTAATTACCAATGGCCGTATTGTGATTATTGGATCTGCAATTGATTCCACAATGTCGGTGGAAATGGCGGCGAGTCAGCGGGCGCTAGTCGGCATTGTAAAATCCATTGCTAAAGAACTGGGGCGTAAAGGCTGCAGTGCTAATGTACTGTATGCCAAACAGGTGAGTGAACAGACTATTGCCGCACCGCTGCGCTTTTTAATGTCTGATAAAAGTACCTATGTCAGCGGGCAAGTTATTGCAGCTGGAGAGGTTACTAGTGAATTTGAATTATCGCAATGGCATAAGCCGTTAGCGGGAAAAACAGCGTTAGTCACCGGCGCGAGTCGTGGGATCGGTGCCGCTATTGCGAGCACATTAGCGGCTGATGGTGCACAAGTTATAGGTTTGGATATCCCGCAAGCAAAAGCGGCGTTAGAGCAGCATATGAGTGAACTCGGCGGGCAGTCTATATTACTCGATGTTACTGCCAGTGACGCACCACAACAGTTGGCTTCAGCCTTGGATAAGCCGTTAGATATTGTGGTTCACAACGCGGGAATTACCCGTGATAAAACGTTAAAGCGCATGTCTACAGCGCAATGGCAATCGGTTGTGGATATTAATCTTGGGGCTGTAGCCAATATCAATCAGCACTTTTTTCAGCATGAGGTATTTGCGCCGCAGGCTAAAATTGTTTGTGTCGCATCCATTAGCGGTATTGCCGGCAATGTCGGGCAAGTGAATTATGCTGCTTCAAAGGCGGGGATTATTGGATTAGTAGAAGCAACCGCGCAACAGCTGCAGGTTAACGATGCTGATATAACCATCAACGCCGTCGCCCCTGGCTTTATTGAAACGGAAATGACCGCTAAAATCCCGCTAATGACTCGGCACTTCGGCCGTCGTTTGTGTTCATTATCTCAAGGTGGTTTGCCGCAAGATGTTGCTAACACTATTGCGTTTTTGGCCTCACCAAACGCGCAGGCTATCAACGGCAATACGATTCGAGTTTGTGGCCAAAATTTAATGGGTGCTTAG
- a CDS encoding 2'-5' RNA ligase family protein: MLQSVIKKAVLIAALIAPMSTMAGEVMHTLKASLLKDRTGLVYIGYDVDKKLLKPYLSQLQAHLGEDKFKVFRAGQAKRDHNHFHITLINPFEHPDVKSIDVATLPEISFTFEGLGTAANDKDRTFFVVVSSDKAQQVRKAHGLKTKDFHVTLGFDSRDVFGVSKGMDSLLDTKK; encoded by the coding sequence ATGTTGCAATCTGTAATAAAGAAAGCTGTTTTAATTGCGGCGTTGATAGCACCAATGAGTACAATGGCTGGAGAAGTCATGCATACGCTTAAAGCATCATTATTAAAAGACCGTACAGGCTTGGTATACATTGGTTACGATGTTGATAAAAAACTACTTAAGCCTTATTTATCGCAATTACAGGCTCATTTAGGTGAAGATAAATTTAAGGTATTTCGCGCAGGACAGGCTAAGCGTGATCATAATCATTTTCACATCACATTGATTAATCCATTTGAGCACCCAGATGTGAAAAGCATTGATGTGGCAACTTTGCCTGAAATTAGCTTTACTTTTGAGGGGCTAGGTACGGCAGCGAATGACAAAGACCGCACCTTCTTTGTGGTAGTGTCGTCCGATAAAGCACAACAGGTTCGCAAGGCGCACGGTTTAAAAACTAAAGATTTTCACGTCACACTAGGATTCGATAGCCGAGATGTCTTTGGTGTGAGCAAGGGGATGGATAGTTTGTTGGACACTAAAAAATAA
- a CDS encoding GNAT family N-acetyltransferase, whose protein sequence is MTLVLAELRHIDAVVPVMEEYRAFCGFESKGSETEQFLEQIIANQQSKLFLAIDEQTQQVMGFVNLYPSYSTLALKPIWILNDLAVSSHFRGRGLAKELIYGALEFAKSSGAIRVELKTEVTNARAQALYRSLDFNIDSDNVYYRVTC, encoded by the coding sequence ATGACGTTAGTTTTAGCAGAGTTACGCCATATTGATGCTGTTGTACCTGTCATGGAGGAATATAGGGCCTTTTGCGGGTTTGAGAGTAAGGGCAGTGAAACGGAGCAATTCTTAGAGCAGATTATTGCTAATCAACAATCGAAGTTGTTTCTTGCAATTGATGAACAGACGCAACAAGTGATGGGGTTTGTGAATTTATATCCTAGTTATTCGACATTAGCGTTAAAGCCAATTTGGATTCTAAATGATCTCGCCGTATCTAGTCATTTTCGGGGACGAGGCCTAGCAAAAGAGCTTATATACGGTGCACTTGAGTTTGCTAAATCATCAGGCGCTATTCGCGTCGAGCTAAAAACTGAAGTAACGAATGCACGTGCTCAAGCGTTGTATAGGTCACTGGATTTTAATATCGATAGCGATAATGTTTATTATCGCGTTACTTGCTAG
- a CDS encoding transporter substrate-binding domain-containing protein has product MRTIYSISLLFFVCFESFANALPENETLCIPESPPYSSSELPYHGPLTELIVNSLKLSNINVTLLSPPWARIMREGEKGNCIIAGLWPTEERRKVFYFSTKPVIKQALGIYIEKDKELADIRNGVLALQRSTYLSKNISTQQWKYYNVKSTVQGAQMLALSRVDALFAEIGRMQYLLSEDKELAQKIKLTSPIIEYVYGYVAVSKQHKNAKKIIEAIDNNVELALNQLQSAEAHYLNLNNAPNAVTGNSSK; this is encoded by the coding sequence ATGCGAACTATATATTCAATATCTCTACTGTTTTTCGTCTGTTTTGAAAGCTTCGCTAACGCCCTACCTGAAAACGAAACACTCTGTATTCCTGAGTCACCGCCCTATTCAAGTAGTGAATTACCCTACCATGGTCCCCTCACCGAACTTATTGTTAACTCATTAAAATTATCAAATATTAATGTCACACTTCTCTCGCCACCTTGGGCTAGGATCATGCGTGAAGGAGAAAAGGGAAACTGTATTATCGCTGGTCTATGGCCAACGGAAGAACGAAGAAAAGTATTCTATTTCTCAACAAAACCGGTAATCAAACAGGCATTAGGCATCTATATTGAAAAAGATAAAGAGCTGGCGGATATTCGTAACGGTGTTCTTGCGCTGCAACGCTCTACCTATCTCAGTAAAAACATCTCAACGCAACAATGGAAATACTACAACGTAAAATCAACCGTGCAAGGTGCGCAAATGTTAGCACTATCGCGAGTTGACGCATTATTTGCAGAAATTGGCCGCATGCAATATTTACTCAGTGAAGACAAAGAGTTAGCGCAAAAAATTAAGCTAACATCACCAATAATTGAGTACGTCTACGGTTATGTTGCCGTCTCGAAACAGCATAAAAATGCTAAGAAAATTATCGAGGCAATCGATAATAACGTCGAGTTAGCATTAAACCAACTCCAAAGCGCCGAGGCGCATTATTTAAATCTAAATAATGCGCCCAACGCCGTGACAGGTAACTCTAGCAAGTAA